GGCCGCACCAGGGGATCGGGATGATCCGGTCGTCGTGGCACAGCGTGAGCAGGCCGTTGCTGGGCAGGGCGTCGCCGCGGCCGTCCGCAATCAGCAGCAGGTGACGGCCCTCGAATCGCACGGCGAGCAGTTCGCCGCGCCGGACCACCATCGCGGTCTCGCCGCGGCCGACCGTCAGTTCGAGACCGTGGGCGGCCGCGAAGCCGAGGTCGAACGGGCCCTCGACGGCGCCGCCGTCGGGGCGCGACGACCAGGCGCACGGCCGCTCGCGGGCCTCGCCGCTCTCCCAGGGTGCGCGGTGGTCGAGCGGGTGTCCGTCGCGGCGCGCCACGTCGATCAGTCCTTGCGCCGGCCGGTGAAGGGGTTCAAGCCGATCTCCGATTCCCAGCCCAGGCCGAGCCGCCGGTTGCGCTCCTCGGAGGCCTCGGCGAAGGCTTCCAGGATCCCGCCCAGCCGCTGCGCCTCCTGCACGAACTCCTCGCCGGCGATGGTCGGGCGCAGCAGCTCGTGCACGCCCCGCCAGGCCTGCTCGATCAGCAGCACCAGCCGGGCGTCGATCTCGCCCAGCTCGGCGACGGTGCGCGGCAGCGGGCGGGACAGGCGGATCGCGCCGCGGCGGTTCAGGTGCGTGACGAGCACGCCGAGGTCCTCGGTCGTCTCCTCGATGATCTCCTGCTGCTGCGGCCCGAAGGCGCGGCCGCGCATCTCCACCGCCACGAGCATGCGGCCGGCCAGGACCTGCAGCAGCTGCGCCAGGCAGAGCCGGAAGTCGCGCTCGCCGACCATCGCGGCCTGTGGCCGCACGTAGGTCTCGTAACGGGGCAGGGCGAACAGGAGCTTCGCCATCTGGGGCGGGTTGGCGGTCGCGGCACGGGCCATGGCTCGGCTCCGGGGTTGGGGCGCGCGGGGACGGCGGTGCATCGCACCTGTCATCGGCCGCCGCGGGCGCGACTTGATCGAGGGCCGGGGAGATTCAGAGGGGGATCAGAAGGCGACGACGGGATTGCTCAGCAGGCCCACGCCTTCGATCGCGACGTCGTAGACGTCGCCGGGGCGCAGGAAGCGGGGGGGATCGCGGTAGGCGCCCACGCCGCCGGGGGTGCCGGTGGTGATGATGTCGCCCGGCAGCAGCGTCATGTGGAGGCTGGCGAAGCGGATCAGCTCGTCGATGGGGAAGATGAGCTGCTCGGTGTTGCTGTGCTGGACGACCTCGCCGTTCAACGTGCCGGTGATGTCGAGGCCGTGCGCGAGGGGGGGCAGCTCGTCGGGGGTGACCAGCCAGGGGCCGCACGGGCCGCCGGTGTCGAGGCTCTTGCCGCGGAAGAACTGCTTGTCGGCCTGCTGGGCTTCGCGGTCCGAGACGTCGTTGAAGCACATGTAGCCCGCGATGTGGGACGGCGCGTCCGCGCGGGAGATGCCGCGGCCCTGGCGCCCGATCACCACCGCGAGTTCGGCCTCGGCGTCGACCTGGGTCAGGTCGGGGTCCAGCAGGATCGGCCCGCGGTCGGCCTGCAGGCAGGTCGTGGCCTTGCTGAACAGCATCGGGCGCGGCGGCGGCGCCTTGCGCTGCTCCTCGGCGTGGTCGCGGTAGTTCATGCCCACGGCGATGATCTTCGACGGCGAGGGGACCGGCGGCAGCAGGGGGTACTTCGAACGGGAGAACAGGGGCACGCCGTCGATGACGTCGCTGGGGTTGTGCCAGCGGTCGGCGAGCGCGCGCACCTCGGACATGCGCGCGAACAGCGCGTTCCAGGAGCGGGGCAGGGAGCGGTCCGCGGCCATCAGGTCGAGGCAGACCTTGTCGGTCAGGGCCACGCCCGGGCGCGGGCCGTCGGGGTGCTTGAAGGTGATCAGTCGCATGGTGGGGGTATTATACGA
This genomic interval from bacterium contains the following:
- a CDS encoding fumarylacetoacetate hydrolase family protein gives rise to the protein MRLITFKHPDGPRPGVALTDKVCLDLMAADRSLPRSWNALFARMSEVRALADRWHNPSDVIDGVPLFSRSKYPLLPPVPSPSKIIAVGMNYRDHAEEQRKAPPPRPMLFSKATTCLQADRGPILLDPDLTQVDAEAELAVVIGRQGRGISRADAPSHIAGYMCFNDVSDREAQQADKQFFRGKSLDTGGPCGPWLVTPDELPPLAHGLDITGTLNGEVVQHSNTEQLIFPIDELIRFASLHMTLLPGDIITTGTPGGVGAYRDPPRFLRPGDVYDVAIEGVGLLSNPVVAF